The Oleidesulfovibrio alaskensis DSM 16109 genome has a segment encoding these proteins:
- a CDS encoding sigma-54 interaction domain-containing protein → MNVNIDSDRQPRHYGQQPPLSGYKQMARTLETTARVGYCLCDQNGVPLLVERAQHIPADIRRQIHKGQSLAEALEFHTDISSLITQAGATALVSTAVRFADGISHMQIVRLGPSHIHIHGYLVIFAENDLSFPSEDAALGELGAALAATGTPFAIYNSSDRRVAGSAHAAPEQHPAEAHHGQCQNPFPDVLSFFTAAERRRLQATGGCNRLLATDCGRKNIWVRGLRICHKEARGTLCLGYAVKRAHKEAPSGGFRKLESAFPAVCITLGAAPEYPVLDAEGCCEELLGFPAGLLHTGRPVSFAELVHPCDRQRACGQLEATSREATPCRFTYLLGRDRGDDLYVTHMGKWHCDHNGNPTHFDGVIMPAKLAEQAQAADLQAGAGPKESPMFPFGLVGRSAALTELIRNIRKTAVSDECVLVLGESGAGKELAAKALHDAGPRATGPFISVNCGAIPENLMENEFFGHRKGAFSGAESDHDGLLAQAHGGTLFLDEIGEIPLSVQIKLLRAIEGAGFQPIGGNALQRPDFRLVAATNRNLQQLVSQGRMRQDFYYRINVLPLHIPPLRERKNDIPLLFGFFLGEYPEAPPMSGRLLKRIMNYDWPGNVRELRNAAMRYATLGELPPEIFEESRESLPDCADGTLKNRMAEVERRIVKQELARHRWSRTKTAKALGIDRRTLYEKIRNYRLDEN, encoded by the coding sequence ATGAATGTCAATATCGATAGCGACAGACAACCCCGCCATTACGGACAACAACCGCCCCTTTCAGGATATAAGCAGATGGCACGCACTCTCGAAACCACCGCCCGCGTCGGGTACTGCCTTTGTGATCAAAACGGAGTACCTCTTTTAGTAGAAAGAGCGCAGCATATTCCTGCCGATATACGCCGGCAGATTCATAAGGGGCAGAGCCTTGCTGAGGCGCTGGAATTTCACACTGACATCAGCTCGCTCATCACACAGGCCGGAGCAACAGCTTTGGTTTCGACAGCAGTAAGGTTTGCTGACGGAATCAGCCATATGCAGATAGTACGCCTCGGCCCTTCGCATATACATATACACGGCTACCTTGTAATTTTTGCTGAAAACGATTTGTCGTTTCCTTCGGAAGATGCCGCTCTGGGAGAGCTTGGCGCGGCGTTGGCAGCGACCGGCACCCCGTTCGCCATCTACAACAGTTCTGACAGGCGTGTCGCGGGCAGTGCTCATGCCGCACCGGAACAGCATCCTGCCGAAGCCCACCATGGGCAATGTCAGAACCCTTTCCCGGATGTTTTGTCATTTTTTACGGCTGCGGAACGCAGAAGGCTGCAGGCAACCGGAGGCTGCAACCGGCTCTTAGCGACAGATTGTGGGAGAAAAAATATCTGGGTACGCGGGCTGCGTATTTGCCATAAAGAGGCCAGAGGGACTTTATGCCTGGGCTATGCAGTGAAAAGAGCACACAAGGAGGCACCATCAGGCGGCTTCCGAAAGCTTGAAAGCGCGTTTCCTGCAGTTTGCATCACTCTGGGAGCCGCTCCCGAGTATCCTGTACTCGACGCAGAAGGGTGTTGTGAAGAGTTGTTAGGTTTTCCTGCGGGATTGTTGCATACAGGTAGGCCTGTAAGCTTTGCCGAGCTGGTCCATCCTTGCGACAGGCAAAGAGCATGCGGGCAGCTTGAGGCTACGTCCCGTGAAGCAACGCCTTGCAGGTTCACCTATTTGCTTGGCCGTGACAGAGGCGACGACCTTTACGTTACGCATATGGGCAAATGGCATTGCGATCATAACGGCAATCCCACACATTTTGATGGCGTGATAATGCCGGCAAAACTGGCAGAACAGGCGCAGGCCGCCGATTTACAAGCCGGTGCCGGTCCGAAAGAAAGCCCCATGTTTCCGTTCGGACTGGTCGGACGGTCTGCCGCATTGACAGAGCTAATCCGCAATATACGCAAAACAGCGGTTTCAGACGAGTGTGTACTGGTCCTTGGTGAATCGGGGGCAGGCAAGGAACTGGCCGCAAAAGCGTTGCATGATGCAGGCCCCAGAGCGACAGGCCCGTTTATTTCGGTAAACTGCGGTGCCATCCCGGAAAACTTGATGGAAAATGAATTCTTCGGACATCGAAAAGGCGCCTTCTCCGGCGCAGAATCTGATCATGACGGCCTGCTTGCTCAGGCTCACGGGGGGACTCTTTTTCTTGACGAGATTGGTGAAATTCCTCTTTCTGTGCAGATAAAATTGTTGCGGGCGATTGAAGGAGCGGGATTTCAGCCAATAGGCGGCAACGCGCTGCAACGGCCTGATTTCAGACTTGTGGCAGCTACAAACCGTAATCTTCAGCAACTTGTCAGCCAAGGCAGGATGCGGCAGGACTTTTACTACCGTATAAATGTACTGCCGCTGCATATTCCGCCTCTGCGCGAAAGAAAAAATGACATACCTTTATTGTTCGGTTTTTTTCTGGGCGAGTATCCTGAAGCACCTCCCATGTCCGGTCGTTTGCTTAAGCGTATCATGAATTATGACTGGCCGGGAAATGTGCGAGAACTGCGCAACGCGGCGATGCGTTACGCCACGCTTGGCGAACTTCCGCCGGAGATTTTTGAAGAATCCCGGGAGAGCTTGCCGGACTGTGCCGACGGAACGCTGAAAAACAGAATGGCGGAAGTTGAGAGAAGGATAGTAAAACAGGAACTCGCAAGGCACCGCTGGAGCCGGACAAAAACCGCCAAGGCTTTGGGTATTGACCGCCGGACGCTTTATGAAAAAATCCGCAACTACCGGCTGGATGAGAACTGA
- a CDS encoding TonB-dependent hemoglobin/transferrin/lactoferrin family receptor, whose product MHPAHAASRNTENQQNTHNATSPAAGKETPRENTGPVIRLDKIVVSATRTEHSAFEAPASVVTMDKEAIERQQATSLRDILEGVPNLEFSDPTNPFIQKPSLRGLEPDQTIFKIDGARQNYTSQSGIGHAPAVTDPDMLKQVEVLRGPSSALHGSGGIGGVISMRTKDASDLLEPGSSFGGKVKTGYMSATHQSMNSLSLYGRHGIFDVLAHGVYRDFGDTQTTNPSPSKDTSYKTGYSRSSLLKLSAFPDDSQYLSLAYSYNDGRFDSTRAHSTFTEQEHKLVGNYEIALPDSPWLDLKLTTQTAWRDNEYMNDAPRELKDEYRSVGGSLQNTSRFELFGMTSNALTYGVDYYRENQQGTDFGLADPSRPKASADDLGLFIQNEMVLFDRLTLIPAMRYTSYSRSSDSDIAEDQSEERVTPKLTAVVKIAPWLNVFGTYAESYRPPSMDEIYFAMDNTMPWGTIRVLPNPDLKPESAQTWEFGASFGFDSVFADADPLRFKAVYFREDIKNLIEAQMVKDFSSAPFDELHYQSVNVSKAERFGYELELEYGIGALSLAASYGKTIGHDKETRERVGGSPEKLSLRVGYLLASYDLDLFWKSRFVSTHKYYNVFENKEMTRNPYAVHGVGFAWTPRGGNLEGFRLDFGVDNLFDSRYTNSDGAYEVGQNIKMAVSYSF is encoded by the coding sequence ATGCATCCTGCACATGCTGCATCCCGCAACACGGAAAATCAGCAGAATACCCACAATGCCACATCACCCGCCGCGGGGAAGGAGACTCCCCGCGAGAACACAGGGCCGGTCATCAGGCTGGATAAAATTGTCGTCAGTGCAACCCGTACAGAGCACAGCGCTTTTGAAGCTCCGGCATCGGTAGTGACGATGGACAAGGAGGCCATTGAGCGCCAGCAGGCAACCTCATTGCGTGACATCCTTGAAGGTGTGCCGAACCTTGAATTTTCAGATCCTACCAATCCGTTCATTCAGAAACCATCGCTGCGCGGACTCGAGCCCGATCAGACGATTTTCAAAATTGACGGGGCACGCCAGAACTATACTTCGCAATCCGGTATAGGGCATGCTCCCGCAGTAACCGACCCGGACATGCTGAAACAGGTAGAAGTGCTTCGTGGTCCGTCATCGGCATTACATGGCAGCGGTGGCATAGGCGGCGTGATTTCCATGCGTACTAAAGATGCGTCCGACCTGCTTGAACCAGGCAGTTCATTCGGCGGAAAGGTCAAAACTGGGTACATGTCCGCCACGCATCAAAGCATGAATTCGCTCTCTTTATACGGCCGGCATGGTATTTTTGATGTACTTGCCCACGGAGTGTACCGCGATTTCGGCGATACGCAGACAACCAATCCTTCGCCAAGCAAAGACACCAGTTACAAGACAGGCTACTCCCGCAGCAGCCTGCTCAAACTGTCCGCCTTTCCGGATGACAGCCAGTATCTTTCGCTGGCGTATTCATACAACGACGGGCGCTTTGACTCTACACGGGCACACAGCACATTTACCGAACAGGAACACAAACTTGTCGGCAACTACGAAATCGCACTGCCAGATAGCCCGTGGCTCGATCTTAAGCTGACTACACAAACAGCCTGGCGCGATAACGAGTACATGAACGATGCTCCCCGCGAGCTTAAAGACGAATACCGTTCCGTCGGCGGAAGTCTTCAAAACACTTCGCGTTTTGAACTTTTCGGAATGACCAGCAATGCTCTGACATACGGTGTGGATTACTACCGTGAAAACCAGCAGGGCACGGATTTCGGCCTTGCCGACCCTTCGCGTCCCAAGGCAAGCGCAGACGATCTCGGGCTGTTCATTCAGAACGAAATGGTATTGTTTGACCGGCTTACCCTGATTCCGGCCATGCGCTACACATCGTATTCCCGATCTTCAGATTCCGACATTGCTGAAGATCAGAGCGAAGAACGTGTAACCCCGAAGCTCACTGCAGTCGTTAAAATTGCACCATGGCTAAATGTGTTCGGCACATATGCCGAATCATATCGCCCCCCCTCGATGGATGAAATCTACTTTGCCATGGACAACACCATGCCATGGGGCACTATCCGCGTGCTGCCCAACCCCGACCTGAAGCCGGAGTCAGCTCAGACATGGGAATTCGGGGCATCGTTCGGTTTTGACAGTGTATTCGCTGATGCCGACCCGTTAAGGTTCAAGGCAGTTTACTTTCGCGAAGACATAAAAAATCTGATTGAAGCGCAGATGGTAAAAGACTTTTCGTCAGCGCCGTTTGACGAGCTGCACTACCAGAGCGTCAACGTGAGTAAAGCAGAAAGGTTCGGCTATGAACTGGAGCTTGAATACGGCATAGGTGCATTGTCTCTTGCAGCCTCTTACGGAAAAACCATCGGGCACGATAAAGAAACCCGTGAACGGGTAGGCGGCAGTCCGGAAAAGCTCAGCCTGCGGGTAGGTTACCTGCTAGCCTCATATGATCTGGACCTTTTTTGGAAGTCACGTTTTGTAAGCACGCACAAATACTATAACGTATTTGAAAACAAGGAAATGACCAGAAACCCTTACGCAGTTCACGGGGTAGGGTTTGCATGGACTCCCCGAGGTGGAAATCTTGAGGGCTTCCGCCTTGATTTTGGCGTCGATAACCTCTTTGACAGCCGTTACACAAACTCGGACGGCGCCTACGAAGTTGGCCAAAATATAAAGATGGCAGTCTCCTATAGCTTTTAG